A window from Flavobacterium gyeonganense encodes these proteins:
- a CDS encoding transposase: MVSKFQYDQTTDAYTCPQGETLKTTGHWHKKTTDRDSYEFKRYRTPKCRECPAKHLCTSRSAGRDIDRSQYADAVEENNKRYAENPTLPQASGNQRAYLWYDQTAMGL, from the coding sequence TTGGTCTCCAAGTTCCAATACGATCAAACTACAGATGCCTATACTTGTCCACAGGGAGAAACGCTCAAAACTACAGGTCATTGGCATAAGAAAACGACAGACAGGGACAGTTATGAGTTTAAAAGATACCGAACCCCAAAATGCAGAGAATGCCCAGCAAAACATTTATGCACAAGCAGGTCAGCAGGCCGTGATATAGACCGCAGCCAATATGCCGATGCAGTTGAAGAGAACAACAAACGCTATGCAGAAAACCCAACTCTACCGCAAGCGTCAGGAAATCAACGAGCATATCTTTGGTACGATCAAACGGCAATGGGGCTATAA
- a CDS encoding nuclear transport factor 2 family protein, with protein sequence MTKKSIARNFLKLAATGHSHEAFRLYVSKDFKHHNAYFKGDADTLMLAMEESARTNPNKIFKIHHILSDGDMVAVHSHVQQNSTDSGVAVVHIFRFESDKIIELWDLGQPIPKKSINENGMF encoded by the coding sequence ATGACTAAGAAATCCATAGCCCGAAACTTCTTAAAGCTCGCTGCGACAGGGCATTCCCATGAAGCATTTCGTTTATATGTAAGCAAGGATTTTAAACACCATAATGCCTATTTTAAAGGTGATGCCGACACACTTATGCTGGCTATGGAAGAATCTGCAAGGACCAATCCGAATAAGATTTTTAAAATTCATCATATTCTAAGTGATGGTGATATGGTCGCAGTGCATTCACATGTTCAACAAAATTCAACAGATTCAGGTGTAGCTGTGGTTCATATATTTCGTTTTGAATCAGATAAAATAATTGAGCTGTGGGATTTAGGACAGCCTATTCCAAAGAAAAGCATTAATGAAAATGGAATGTTTTAA
- a CDS encoding serine hydrolase domain-containing protein: MKLIRISFIFSLFFLLSSCNSFAQKKDYTNQIDSLIKFAEPKFNGVVLITKKGKKLYSKVHGFSNFETKKPLKSDTQFEIMSNSKQIAAVLILLEVERGKIDLNSPIKKYLPELIQPWADSVTVHQLLNHSHGIIHLQKPLEFKSGTQFKYGNLNFSLLGKIVEFSTQKSYSEVADSLFKKLKMNHTFCYSKDKTQNLATGYYNAKNVLNPVNSSQINSENLGADGIISTAEDLAIWNNNLHKGKILKAELYKMMTTNTILSQHNFFGKEKEGYGYGIRIIEKDSVKHLGHTGLGDGFSSVNLYFPESDISLIVLENQMNEDSNLFYASAFKIKNILLKSNLFNKN, encoded by the coding sequence ATGAAGCTAATTAGAATATCCTTTATATTTTCTTTGTTTTTTCTTCTGTCCAGCTGCAATTCATTCGCTCAAAAAAAAGACTATACAAACCAAATTGACAGTTTAATTAAATTTGCCGAACCTAAATTTAATGGTGTCGTTCTAATTACCAAAAAAGGGAAAAAATTATATTCTAAAGTTCATGGTTTTAGCAATTTTGAAACCAAAAAGCCATTAAAATCGGACACTCAATTTGAAATTATGTCGAACAGCAAACAAATTGCTGCAGTCCTGATTTTATTGGAAGTCGAAAGAGGTAAAATCGATCTGAATTCTCCAATAAAAAAATATCTGCCGGAACTTATCCAGCCCTGGGCAGATTCTGTTACCGTTCATCAGCTTCTAAATCATTCACACGGCATTATTCATTTACAAAAACCTTTAGAATTTAAATCCGGAACACAATTTAAATACGGAAATCTAAATTTTAGCCTGCTTGGAAAGATTGTAGAATTCAGTACCCAAAAAAGTTATTCGGAAGTTGCAGATTCACTTTTTAAAAAATTAAAAATGAACCATACTTTTTGTTATTCTAAAGATAAAACTCAAAATCTGGCAACAGGATATTACAATGCAAAAAATGTTCTGAATCCGGTTAATTCCAGTCAGATTAACTCCGAAAACTTAGGCGCAGACGGCATAATTTCAACTGCTGAAGATTTAGCTATCTGGAACAACAATCTCCATAAAGGAAAAATTCTAAAGGCTGAGTTGTACAAAATGATGACAACTAATACCATTTTATCCCAACATAATTTCTTCGGAAAAGAAAAAGAAGGTTACGGCTACGGAATTAGAATTATCGAAAAAGATTCTGTAAAACATTTGGGACATACTGGCCTTGGCGATGGATTTTCTTCTGTAAATTTGTATTTCCCCGAAAGTGATATAAGTTTGATTGTTTTAGAAAATCAGATGAATGAAGATTCTAATTTGTTTTATGCATCAGCATTCAAAATCAAAAATATTCTTTTGAAAAGTAATCTCTTCAATAAAAACTAA
- a CDS encoding DUF1801 domain-containing protein, giving the protein MMGKNKTTETERSVIDFINTAPDEAKRKDALELLKIMQEVTGFEPKMWGSGIIGFGNYHYKYESGHEGEAPLTGFSPRKDAVSLYLSSSFENKEELLSKFGKHKAGKGCIYIKKLTDINAEILKQMISLSVDYLKKSYPSN; this is encoded by the coding sequence ATGATGGGTAAAAACAAAACCACAGAAACGGAAAGAAGCGTTATTGATTTTATTAACACCGCTCCTGATGAAGCAAAAAGAAAGGATGCTCTTGAACTTCTGAAAATAATGCAGGAAGTAACAGGCTTCGAACCTAAAATGTGGGGATCGGGTATTATTGGTTTTGGAAATTATCATTATAAATACGAAAGCGGGCACGAAGGAGAAGCTCCATTAACAGGTTTTTCTCCCAGAAAAGATGCGGTTTCACTTTACCTTAGTTCTTCTTTCGAAAATAAAGAGGAACTTCTTTCTAAATTCGGAAAACATAAAGCCGGAAAAGGCTGTATTTATATCAAAAAATTAACCGATATCAATGCTGAGATTTTAAAACAAATGATTTCGCTTTCGGTTGACTATTTAAAAAAATCATATCCTTCAAATTAA
- a CDS encoding MBL fold metallo-hydrolase, which produces MIITISILLLAILFYFLLHPRFGKKPSGERLALIKKSPQFKNGRFENISFTPELAEGYGYFEVFYEFFFKKVDRKIPTDTIPSTKTNLSELSPEENIMVWFGHSSYFIQLEGKRFLIDPVFSGNASPVYGSTKSFKGTDIYTTDDFPEIDYLLITHDHYDHLDYKTIMDLKSKTRKVICPLGVGSHFEFWKFPVENIIEKDWHEKVELDQNLTLYTTPSRHFSGRSINRCNTLWTSFVLESKDFKMYLGGDSGYDSHYAQIGEKHGPFDIVLLDNGQYNEKWKYIHNMPEDVINAMKDLKAKRAFPVHNSKFPLSLHPWDEPLIKITELNANSENPIPLITPIIGEKVELKNNEQQFKQWWKGVK; this is translated from the coding sequence ATGATTATCACTATCAGTATTCTTTTACTTGCCATTCTTTTTTATTTCTTACTACATCCCCGATTCGGGAAAAAACCTTCTGGCGAAAGACTTGCGTTAATTAAAAAATCGCCTCAATTTAAAAATGGAAGATTCGAAAACATCAGTTTTACTCCTGAACTTGCTGAGGGTTATGGTTATTTTGAAGTTTTTTATGAATTTTTCTTTAAAAAGGTAGATCGAAAAATTCCAACTGATACTATTCCTTCCACAAAAACCAATTTATCAGAACTTTCTCCTGAGGAAAATATAATGGTCTGGTTTGGTCATTCTTCTTACTTTATTCAACTGGAAGGAAAACGATTTTTAATCGATCCTGTTTTCAGCGGCAATGCTTCCCCCGTTTATGGCAGTACAAAATCATTCAAAGGAACAGATATTTATACAACAGATGATTTTCCTGAAATTGATTATTTATTAATTACTCATGATCATTACGATCATCTTGATTATAAAACCATTATGGACTTAAAATCTAAAACAAGAAAAGTGATCTGCCCGTTAGGGGTTGGTTCCCATTTTGAGTTTTGGAAATTTCCTGTCGAAAATATTATTGAGAAAGACTGGCACGAAAAAGTAGAATTAGATCAAAACTTAACACTTTATACAACACCATCAAGACATTTTTCCGGCAGAAGTATCAATCGCTGTAATACGCTCTGGACATCATTTGTATTAGAAAGCAAAGATTTCAAAATGTATTTGGGCGGAGACAGTGGTTACGATTCTCATTATGCGCAAATTGGAGAGAAACATGGGCCATTTGATATTGTCCTGCTTGATAACGGTCAGTACAATGAAAAGTGGAAATACATTCACAATATGCCTGAAGATGTAATAAATGCAATGAAAGACCTGAAAGCAAAAAGAGCATTTCCTGTACATAATTCAAAATTTCCCTTGTCTCTTCATCCTTGGGATGAGCCTTTAATAAAAATAACGGAATTGAATGCAAATTCAGAAAATCCGATTCCTTTAATCACACCGATCATCGGAGAAAAAGTTGAACTTAAAAATAACGAACAACAATTTAAACAGTGGTGGAAAGGAGTAAAATAG
- a CDS encoding lactonase family protein translates to MKLKITFLSFAFLTSFHAFSQNTYVFLGSYNKDKTAESIQVYELDSLNGNLIKITSAKDIINPSYLTVSPNGKYVYACTDTKTPNSGSVSSFEFNPENKSLTFLNKQGSGGENPVYVSVHKSGKWLVNANYTEGSVSVHPLLENGKIDSIAQNFQYTDGSVHKERQTRSHVHSAIFSPEFDYVLLPDLGADKIRCYRFDETLKQPLTETKNTFTKTDLEAGPRHFTFHPNQKYGYCIEEISGSVSVYQYESGSLTKIQRINTYSGETKGVLESSDIHISPDGKFLYASNRGKENNIAIFSIAKNGILKNIGYQSTFGNHPRIFAIDETGNFLIATNVNSGNVIVFKRNPKTGLLNKTGNEIKMENVSCVQIKKIQ, encoded by the coding sequence ATGAAATTAAAAATTACTTTTCTCTCATTTGCATTTCTTACTTCATTTCATGCTTTTTCGCAAAATACATATGTTTTTTTAGGATCCTACAATAAAGATAAAACTGCAGAATCAATTCAGGTTTATGAGTTGGATTCTTTAAATGGAAATTTAATTAAAATTACTTCTGCAAAAGATATTATCAATCCATCTTATCTGACTGTTTCTCCAAACGGAAAATATGTTTATGCCTGCACAGATACAAAAACACCAAATTCAGGAAGTGTCAGCAGTTTTGAATTTAATCCCGAAAATAAATCGTTGACTTTTTTAAACAAACAGGGAAGCGGAGGTGAAAATCCTGTCTATGTTTCGGTTCATAAAAGTGGTAAATGGCTTGTAAACGCTAATTATACAGAAGGCAGTGTATCTGTTCATCCGTTATTAGAAAACGGAAAAATCGATTCGATTGCACAAAATTTTCAATATACTGACGGAAGTGTTCATAAAGAAAGACAAACCCGCTCCCATGTGCATTCTGCTATATTTTCTCCTGAATTTGATTATGTGCTTTTGCCCGATTTAGGTGCTGATAAAATACGCTGTTATCGTTTTGATGAAACGCTCAAACAACCATTAACAGAAACAAAAAATACGTTTACCAAAACAGATTTAGAAGCAGGACCGCGACATTTTACTTTTCATCCCAATCAAAAATACGGGTATTGTATTGAAGAAATATCAGGTTCCGTAAGTGTTTATCAGTATGAAAGCGGTAGTTTGACAAAAATACAGCGCATCAATACATATTCAGGAGAAACAAAGGGCGTTTTAGAAAGCTCTGACATTCACATTTCTCCTGACGGAAAATTTTTATATGCTTCAAACCGTGGAAAAGAAAATAACATCGCTATTTTCTCTATTGCCAAAAACGGCATTTTAAAAAATATCGGTTATCAATCAACTTTTGGAAATCATCCCAGAATTTTTGCCATTGATGAAACAGGGAATTTTTTGATTGCGACAAATGTAAATTCCGGAAATGTAATTGTTTTTAAAAGAAACCCAAAAACAGGATTACTCAATAAGACCGGAAATGAAATAAAAATGGAAAATGTTTCCTGCGTTCAGATTAAAAAGATACAATAA
- a CDS encoding GNAT family N-acetyltransferase — protein sequence MTSANFNLQPEILENETIKLIPLQEDHFEALYELASDPLVWEQHPIKDRYKKEKFMPFFEAAVNSKGAFLILDRKTNEVIGTTRFYDYNPEKFNVGIGYTFIGRKFWGGPYNAATKKLLIDYAFETVSSILFHVGAENIRSQKAVLKLGAVKINEMFFPHNGVDLPHFEYELRKEKVKNEYFCS from the coding sequence ATGACAAGTGCAAATTTTAATTTACAGCCGGAAATTTTAGAAAACGAAACCATAAAATTAATTCCGCTTCAGGAAGATCATTTTGAGGCTTTGTATGAATTAGCCTCAGACCCTTTAGTTTGGGAACAGCATCCCATTAAAGACCGGTATAAAAAAGAAAAATTTATGCCTTTTTTTGAGGCGGCTGTAAATTCAAAAGGTGCTTTTTTAATTTTAGACCGAAAAACAAACGAAGTTATCGGCACTACGCGGTTCTATGATTACAATCCTGAAAAATTTAATGTAGGGATTGGTTATACTTTTATTGGTCGAAAATTCTGGGGTGGTCCTTATAATGCAGCAACAAAAAAACTGCTCATTGATTATGCTTTTGAAACCGTTAGTTCTATCCTTTTTCATGTTGGCGCAGAAAATATCCGTTCTCAAAAAGCTGTGTTAAAATTGGGTGCGGTAAAAATAAACGAAATGTTTTTTCCTCATAATGGGGTCGATTTACCTCATTTCGAATATGAATTGCGTAAAGAAAAAGTTAAAAATGAGTATTTTTGCAGCTAA
- a CDS encoding TIGR00730 family Rossman fold protein, whose protein sequence is MRRITVFCGSSFGTEEIYSEQAVLLGETLAKQNIELVYGGANVGLMGAVADGVLNNGGKAIGVLPDFLRSKEIAHLGLTELILVESMHERKTKMNDLCDGVIALPGGFGTLEELFEMLTWAQLGLHKKPIAILNINGFYDSLIQLIENMVSKGLLKDVNQQMLLVSDNIDDLLNKMKNYKAPTVGKWIEKEEV, encoded by the coding sequence ATGAGAAGAATAACAGTCTTTTGCGGATCCAGTTTCGGTACTGAAGAAATTTACTCAGAACAAGCAGTATTATTAGGAGAAACATTAGCAAAACAAAATATAGAATTGGTTTATGGCGGTGCTAATGTAGGTTTGATGGGTGCAGTTGCAGATGGCGTTTTAAATAACGGTGGAAAAGCAATTGGCGTTCTGCCTGATTTTTTAAGATCAAAAGAAATTGCGCATCTGGGATTAACGGAACTTATTCTGGTTGAAAGCATGCACGAAAGAAAAACCAAAATGAATGATTTATGTGATGGTGTCATTGCACTGCCGGGTGGATTTGGAACCCTTGAAGAGCTTTTTGAAATGCTTACCTGGGCTCAATTAGGATTGCATAAAAAACCAATCGCAATTTTAAACATCAACGGTTTTTATGATTCCCTGATTCAACTAATTGAAAATATGGTGAGCAAAGGCTTGTTGAAAGACGTGAATCAGCAGATGCTTTTAGTAAGTGATAACATTGATGATTTATTGAATAAAATGAAGAATTACAAAGCTCCAACTGTTGGAAAATGGATTGAAAAAGAAGAAGTTTAG
- a CDS encoding DUF2490 domain-containing protein, with the protein MKYLKAYYLLFALILSVNLINAQDTDTGNWFMYFGNQAINKKWNWHNEVQYRNYNFAGDTQQLLLRTGIGYNLTENNNNILLGYGFINSQNYIPGTDDKKGNNEHRIFQQFITRQNFGRIYLQHRYRVEERFLENDFQMRFRYFLALNVPINKAKMEDKAFYFSAYNEIFINAESPVFDRDRVYGALGYVINKNFRVEAGFMRQIQEKTGRNQFQIAVYNTIPFNSSK; encoded by the coding sequence ATGAAATATTTAAAAGCCTATTACCTTCTATTCGCCCTTATTCTATCTGTAAATTTAATAAATGCTCAGGATACTGATACCGGAAACTGGTTTATGTATTTTGGAAATCAGGCCATCAACAAAAAATGGAACTGGCATAATGAAGTACAATACCGTAATTATAATTTTGCAGGAGATACTCAGCAGTTATTATTAAGAACGGGAATTGGCTACAATCTTACCGAAAACAATAACAATATTTTGTTAGGTTACGGTTTTATCAATTCACAAAATTATATTCCCGGAACTGATGACAAGAAAGGTAATAACGAACATCGTATTTTCCAGCAGTTTATAACACGCCAAAATTTTGGAAGGATTTATTTGCAGCACCGTTATCGCGTTGAAGAACGCTTTTTGGAAAATGATTTTCAAATGCGTTTTCGTTACTTTTTAGCTTTGAATGTCCCAATAAATAAAGCCAAAATGGAAGATAAGGCCTTTTATTTTTCAGCATATAACGAAATTTTTATAAATGCAGAATCTCCTGTTTTTGACAGAGACCGTGTTTATGGCGCATTAGGTTATGTGATCAATAAGAATTTCAGGGTTGAAGCAGGTTTTATGAGACAAATCCAGGAAAAAACCGGACGAAATCAATTTCAGATTGCAGTTTACAATACTATACCTTTTAACAGCAGTAAATAA
- a CDS encoding SRPBCC family protein, with amino-acid sequence MATVNNNFAKAEMLIRKPVSEVFQAFINPEITSKFWFTKGSEKLEEGKSSEWTWEMYGFSLTVLTKVIEEDKRIVIEWGNSGEETIVEWIFNALDEKETFVSITNYNFKGDADTILSEVRNSTEGFTLVLAGAKAFLEHNIQLNLVLDRFPKGLS; translated from the coding sequence ATGGCAACAGTAAATAATAATTTTGCAAAAGCCGAAATGCTGATCAGAAAACCCGTCTCAGAAGTTTTTCAGGCTTTTATAAACCCTGAAATTACGAGCAAATTCTGGTTTACTAAAGGATCCGAAAAATTAGAAGAAGGAAAATCGTCTGAATGGACCTGGGAAATGTATGGTTTCTCGCTTACTGTTTTAACTAAAGTAATTGAAGAAGATAAACGAATTGTCATTGAATGGGGAAATAGCGGAGAAGAGACCATTGTAGAATGGATTTTTAATGCTTTGGATGAAAAAGAAACTTTTGTTAGCATCACTAATTATAATTTCAAAGGCGATGCTGATACAATACTCTCTGAAGTTCGTAATTCTACTGAAGGTTTCACATTGGTTTTAGCCGGTGCAAAAGCTTTTTTGGAGCATAATATTCAATTGAATTTAGTTTTGGACAGATTTCCAAAAGGTTTGAGTTAA
- a CDS encoding iron chaperone, translating to MAAVPTPKPANIDEYIGGFPNNVQEVLEKIRITIHKAAPDAKEKISYSMPAFEQNGIVVYFAAFKNHIGLYALPSGHSAFKEALSKYKSGKGSVQFPLNQPIPFDLITRIVKFRVQENLEKVKSKNK from the coding sequence ATGGCAGCTGTACCTACTCCTAAACCTGCAAATATTGATGAATATATTGGAGGATTCCCAAACAATGTTCAGGAAGTATTAGAAAAAATCCGAATAACAATTCATAAGGCAGCTCCTGATGCTAAGGAAAAAATCAGTTACTCCATGCCGGCATTTGAGCAAAACGGAATCGTGGTGTACTTTGCAGCATTTAAAAATCACATTGGTCTTTATGCATTACCAAGTGGTCATTCAGCATTTAAAGAAGCGCTATCCAAATACAAATCGGGTAAAGGTTCTGTGCAGTTTCCGTTAAATCAGCCAATACCATTCGATTTAATTACCAGGATTGTAAAATTCAGAGTACAGGAAAATCTTGAAAAAGTAAAAAGTAAAAATAAATAA